One Pradoshia eiseniae DNA segment encodes these proteins:
- the spoIIP gene encoding stage II sporulation protein P: MKNIYIIINITVIFFSLSFLLIALITISSYKITPEFINSYNQNTNECKICLLLIKDANKNLIDDNTIESISLTEESFKVITSIDIEDPRTFLGRELPAFHFFDTKIQVAGIGTDYTTLPNESPPPIEEVLKERQINETEITKQEKTTKKEQDNNSIKKTTQGRKVVYLYHSHSWEAFLPSLKNAEVPDEATSTDENVNIISVGSKLKQALEEKGIGTDHNKTNVAKELSKRGWNTNQSYQYSRGLVTDVLSSNKDINYLIDIHRDSLRKKNTTVNIKNKSYARLFFIIGEDSKNFEKNLKLSKELHEAIEKVYPGLSKGVFSKNKTMGNGVYNQDLSENAILLEVGGVDNNTDELNNTIQAFAEVFSQYYWKTSGAKEI; encoded by the coding sequence ATGAAAAACATTTATATAATTATCAATATTACCGTTATATTTTTTTCTCTCTCTTTCTTACTTATTGCTTTGATTACCATCTCTTCATATAAGATAACTCCCGAATTTATTAATTCGTATAATCAAAACACAAACGAATGTAAAATTTGCTTATTACTTATAAAAGATGCAAATAAAAATCTGATTGATGACAACACTATTGAATCAATATCTTTAACTGAAGAATCTTTTAAGGTTATAACATCAATAGATATTGAAGATCCTAGAACATTTTTAGGAAGAGAACTGCCAGCTTTTCATTTCTTTGACACAAAAATACAAGTAGCTGGCATAGGAACCGACTATACTACATTACCAAATGAATCTCCTCCACCAATTGAAGAGGTATTAAAAGAAAGACAGATAAATGAAACTGAAATAACTAAACAAGAGAAGACTACTAAAAAAGAACAAGATAATAATAGTATTAAGAAAACAACACAAGGAAGAAAGGTTGTATATCTTTATCATTCACATAGCTGGGAAGCATTTTTACCCTCACTAAAAAATGCAGAAGTACCTGATGAAGCAACAAGTACTGACGAAAATGTCAATATTATATCTGTGGGAAGTAAATTAAAACAAGCATTAGAAGAAAAGGGAATAGGTACAGATCATAACAAGACTAATGTTGCTAAGGAATTAAGCAAAAGGGGATGGAATACGAACCAATCTTACCAATATTCTAGAGGCCTCGTCACTGATGTACTTTCAAGTAATAAAGATATTAATTACTTAATTGATATTCATCGTGATTCTCTAAGAAAGAAAAACACTACCGTTAATATTAAAAATAAAAGTTATGCTAGGTTATTTTTTATTATTGGGGAGGACAGCAAAAATTTCGAAAAAAATCTCAAACTATCGAAAGAGTTACATGAAGCTATTGAGAAAGTATATCCTGGGTTAAGTAAAGGCGTATTTTCGAAAAATAAAACGATGGGTAATGGCGTGTACAATCAGGATTTATCTGAAAACGCTATTCTTTTAGAAGTAGGAGGAGTAGATAACAACACAGATGAACTCAATAATACCATTCAAGCTTTCGCAGAAGTGTTTAGCCAATACTACTGGAAGACAAGTGGAGCAAAGGAGATATAA